GTGGTGTTGTTGCCGTGCTTGTCGAGATACCAGCTCGCGCACCCGCCGTTGTTCCACACGCTCGACCGCAGCGCGTGCTGCAGCTGCCGGTTGTACTCGTCCTGCACGTCCTCGCGGACCTCGACCGTGCCGATACGGTTGCGGTCGATCGTGCGGATCGCGTCGACGACGTACTCGAGCTGCGACTCGATCATGTACACCATCGAGGTGTGGCCCAGGCCGGTGTTCGGGCCGACGAGGAAGAACATGTTGGGGAAGCCGGCGACGGCGCTGCCCTTGTAACCCTGCATGCCGGTCTCGTCGAAGACCTCGGCCAGCGAACGGCCGTCCTTACCGAAGATCCCGGCGAAGGTGGGCGAGTCGGTGACGTGGAATCCGGTGGCGACGACGATGGCGTCGACCTCGCGTTCGGTGCCGTCCTTCGTGACGATGCCGTGCGGGGTGATGCGTGCGATGCCGTCGGTGACCAGGTCGACGTTCGGTCGGTCGAGCGCTGGATAGTAGTTGTTCGAGATCAGCATGCGCTTGCAGCCGATGGCGTAGTCCGGCGTCACCTTCCGTCGCAGTTCCTTGTCGCGGATCTGGCGGCGGATCTGGAACCGCGCTGCGAGTTCGAGCGGCTTCATGAACACCGGGGCCTTGGCCAGGCCCACGACCTGCGTCTCGCGGGCGGTGTACTGCAGGGCACGCGAGAGGCGCTGGAAGCCGGGCACGTGCCGGAAGGCGAACTTCTCGGGGCCGGTGTACTCGCGGTCGAAGCGGGGGAGGATCCAGGGAGCCGTGCGCTGGTAGACGTCGAGACGTCCGACGGTGCCGGCGATGGCGGGCACGATCTGGATGGCCGAGGCGCCGGTGCCGATGACGGCGACGCGCTTGCCGGCCAGGTCGGCGTCGTGGTTCCAGCGGGCCGAGTGGAAGATCTCACCCTCGAAGTCGGTGATGCCCTCGATGTCGGGCAGCGACGGCTCGCACAGCGCTCCGACGGCGGAGACGACCACCTTGGCGCTGAACTGCCCGCGGGTGGTGGACACGTCCCAGCGATGGGTGCCGGTGTTCCACCGGGCGGACTGCACGTCGCACCCGAAGACGGTGTGCTTGCGTACGTCGTACCTGTCGGCGACCGACCGGATGTACGCCTGGATCTCGGGCTGGGGGGAGAAGGACCGGGTCCAGCCCGGGTTGAGGGCGAACGAATAGGAGTAGAGATTGGACGGCACGTCGCACGCGGCGCCCGGATAGGTGTTGTCGCGCCAGGTGCCACCGACCTCGGAGGCGCGTTCGAGGACGAGGAATTCCTTGCCCGCCCGGGACAGCTTGACGGCCGCACCGAGTCCGGCGAATCCGCTGCCGATGATGAGCGTGTCGACCTGACGGATCTCCGCGTCGGCGACGGTATCTGTAACCGGAAGACTCATGTATCTGAGGCTAGAGCCTTACTGAGACGTGGTCAACAGTTGTTGACCCTTATTCAATAGAGGTGTTTGCATGGATGTCGTGACCGACGACAGCCGTACCGACGCCGCCGAAGCCCGACGCACCCGCCTCGACCCACAGCAGCGTCGGGCACAGCTGATCGACCTGGGTCTCGAACTGCTCGCCGAACGCCCCCTCGAGCAGATCTCCGTCGACGAGGTCGCCGAGCGCGCCGGCGTCTCCCGCGGGCTGCTGTTCCACTACTTCGCTTCCAAACACGACTTCCACGTCGAACTCGTGCGTCACGTCAGCAGGGAACTGGTGGAGTACACCGCCCCCGATGAGGACCTCGAACCGCTCGGGATGCTGCGCGGCACCCTCGTCGCCTACGTCGACTTCGTGACCCGGCGACGCGACATGTACCTGTCGATCCTCAGCGGCGCCACCAGCGGTGACCCCGACATGCGCGCGGTCTTCGAGGACACCCGCACCGCGATGGTCGACCGGACCGTCGCACACCTGCCGATCATCGGCATCGAACCGACCCCCGCGGTGCGGCTCGCGGTCCGCGGCTGGATCGCCTTCGTGGAGGACACCACCATCGCCTGGCTGCGCGACCCCGACCTGAGCCGCGACGAGTTCATCGACCTGGCCGTCGCCGCGTTGCCCGGCGTGGCGCTCGCGGCGCACTCGCTCGCCGGAAACGGCACGGCGTTCAGCGATCCCCTCCGGGAAGATACTCCTGCAGCTTCGTCCTGACGCCCTTCTTCACGAACCCCCAACGGTTCTCGTCGCCGGCGAGGACCGCCTTCGCGACATCGGTGAACTGCTCCCAGGTGGCGTGCGGCGGGATCGGCGGCATATCGGGATCGGTGTACACGTCCAGCACCGTCGGGTGATCCGCGGCCAGTGCGCGCTCCCAGGCCGGTCCGAGTTCCTCGGTGGTCCTGACGGTTTCGGCCCCCAATCCGAGACTCCGTGCGAAGGCGGCATAGTCGACGTCCGGAAGCGTCTGGGACTCCGCGAATTTCGGTGCACCGCCCATCGCACGCATCTCCCAGGTCACCTGGTTGAGATCGTTGTTGTGGATGATCGCGACGATCAGCCGCTGGTCCTCCCACTGCTCCCGGTACCGCTGGACGGTGATGAGCTCGGCCAGACCGTTCATCTGCATCGCACCGTCGCCCGCGAACGCGATCACCGGCCGGTCGGGATGCCCGAACTTCGCGCCGATCCCGTACGGCACGGCCGGGCCCATCGTCGCGAGTGTGCCCGACAGCGAGCCGCGCACGTCACCGCGGAACCGCAGCTGACGCGCATACCAGTTCGCCGCCGACCCGGAATCGGCGGTGACGATCGCGTTCTCCGGTAGTCGCGCCGACAGCTCGGCGAACATCCGCAGCGGATTGACGGCGTCGACCTCGACCTCCGCCTGCTGCTGCATGGTCCGCCACCAGCGCTCGACGTTCCGCTCGATGCCCTCGCGCCAGGAGCGGCCCTCCTTGCGCCGCAACCGGGGGATCAGCGCGTCGAGTGCCGCGGCCGCATCGGCGACGAGCGCGACCTCGGTGGGATAGCGCATTCCGATCCGGTTCGCATCGACGTCGATCTGTACGCAGCGGGCCCGGTCGTATTCCGGCAGGAACTGACTGTAGGGCATGGACGAGCCGACGATGAGCAGCGTGTCGCAGTCGGTCATCATCTCGTGGGTCGGCCGCGTGCCCAGCAACCCGATCGAGCCGGTGACCCAGGGCAGCTCGTCCGACAGCACGTCCTTGCCCAGCAGTGCCTTGGCGGCGCCCGCCCCGAGCAGCTCGGCGACCTGTTCGAGCTGCGCCCGGGCGCCCCGGGCGCCGCTGCCGACGAGCATCGCGACCCTGCTCCCCTCGTTGAGGACGTCCGCCGCCCGCCGGATCGCGTCGTTGTCCGGAGCGATGCGGGGACGCGTGAATCCCAGGCTGGACGGCACCATCTTGAACTCGTGACCCGGGGGAGCGTATTCGAGTTCCTGCACGTCGCCGTGGATGATCACGGCGGTCGGGGTGCGGTACGCGATGGCGGTGCGCATCGCCCGGTCCAGCACGTTCGGTAGCTGCTCGGGCACGGTGACGGTCTCCACGTACGCCGAGGCCACGTCCTTGTAGAGGCTGTGGAGGTCCACCTCCTGCTGGTAGGAGCCACCCATCGCGGAGCGGTCGGTCTGCCCGACGATCGCCACCACCGGCACGTGGTCGAGCTTCGCGTCGTACAGGCCGTTGAGCAGGTGGATCGCCCCGGGACCGGAGGTCGCCACGCACACTCCCACCCGGCCGGTGAACTTCGCGTAACCCACTGCCTCGAAGGCACTCATCTCCTCGTGACGGGACTGGACGAAGGCCGGTTCGTTTCCGGTGCGGGTCCAGGCCGCGAGGATGCCGTTGATGCCGTCGCCCGGATAGCCGAAGACGTGCTCGACCCCCCATTCCCGGAGACGGCGCAGCAGGAAATCGGCGACGGTGGTCTCGGTCATCGGTACTCCTCGTCGGACGATCGGTGTCGTCCGGAGGGTGCCCGTGCCGCCCACCCCGAAACACGGTGCTCGCGAAGTGCCGTGTTTCCGAAGTGCAGTGTTCCCTGAATGCCGCGAGCCGGGCCGGCCGTCCCGGTGAGGGACGAGCCGACCCGGCTCACATGAGAACCGTCAGGGGCCCGAAGGGTCCGAAACGGAGTTTCTAGCGGGCGAACGCCTTCTCGAGGATCTCCTGCTGCTCGACGGCGTGGACCTTGCTCGAGCCGGACGACGGAGCCGACATGGCGCGACGCGAGATCCGCTTGATGCCGGTGAGCTTCTCGGGCAGGAGCTCCGGCAGGGCGAGGCCGAAGAACGGCCAGGCGCCCTGGTTCGCCGGCTCCTCCTGCACCCAGAAGAACTCCTGGGCGTTCGGGTAGCGGTCGAGGACCTCGGCGATGCGGCGGCGCGGCACCGGGTACAGCTGCTCGATGCGGACGATCGCGACGTCGTCGCGGTTCTCCTTCTGCTTCTTCGCCAGCAGCTCCCAGTAGAGCTTGCCGGAGGTCAGCAGCACGCGGGTGGCCTTCGACCGATCCGCCGAGCCGTCCTCGAACGGGATCTCCTCGAGCACCGAGCGGAACTTGCTGTCGGTGAAGTCCTCGACGTTGGAGACCGCGGCCTTGTTGCGCAGCATCGACTTCGGCGTGAACACCACCAGCGGGCGGCGGATGCCGTCGAGGTGGTGACGACGCAGCAGGTGGAAGTAGTTCGCCGGGGTGGACGGCACGGCGACCGTCATCGAACCCTCGGCGCACAGCTGCAGCCACCGTTCGATACGACCCGAGGTGTGGTCCGGGCCCTGGCCCTCGTGGCCGTGCGGCAGCAGCAGCACGACGTCGGAGAGCTGACCCCACTTCGCCTCACCGGACGAGATGAACTCGTCGATGATCGACTGCGCGCCGTTGACGAAGTCGCCGAACTGGGCCTCCCACAGCACGAGCGCGTCGGGGTTGCCCACCGAGTAGCCGTACTCGAAGCCCAGGCCCGCGAACTCGGTCAGCGCCGAGTCGTAGACCATGAAGCGGCCGCCCTTGCCGGACTGCTGGGCCAGCGTGGCGAGCGGGTTGTACTCCGCACCCGTCTTGCGGTCGATGAGCACCGAGTGGCGCTGCGTGAACGTGCCACGGCGCGAGTCCTGACCGGCCAGGCGCACCAGGGCACCCTCCTCGGCCAGTGAACCGAACGCGAGCAGCTCCGCGAACGCCCAGTCGATCTTGCCGTTGCGCGACATCTCGCGACGCTTCTCGATCACCGGCTTGACGCGCGGGTGCACCGTGAAGCCCTCGGGAACGTTGGCGAACGCGTCGCCGATGCGTTCGAGGACGTCCTTGTCCACGGCGGTCTTCAGACGCTGCGGCGGGGTCTGGTCGAGCTCGACCGACTCGGACGGCTCCGGCGGGAACTTCTCGAGTTCGCGCACCTCGTTGAACACCCGCTCCAGCTGGCCCTGGTAGTCGCGCAGGGCGTCTTCCGCTTCCTTGAGCGAGATGTCGCCGCGGCCGATCAGGGCCTCGGTGTAGCTCTTGCGGACGCTGCGCTTGGTGTCGATCACGTCGTACATCGCCGGCTGCGTCATCGACGGGTCGTCGCCCTCGTTGTGGCCGCGGCGGCGGTAGCAGATCATGTCGATGACGACGTCCTTGTGGAACTTCTCGCGGAAGTCCACGGCGAGCTTCGCGACCCACACGCAGGCCTCGGGATCGTCGCCGTTCACGTGGAAGATCGGCGCGCCGATCATCTTCGCCACATCGGTGCAGTACTCGGACGAACGCGAGTGCTCCGGCGCGGTGGTGAAGCCCACCTGGTTGTTGACGACGATGTGCACGGTGCCGCCGGTGCGGTAGCCGCGCAGCAGCGCGAGGTTGAGGGTCTCCGCGACGACGCCCTGGCCGGCGAAGGCCGCGTCGCCGTGCAGCAGCAGCGGCAGGACGGTGAAGCCGTCCTCACCCTTGTCGAGGATGTCCTGCTTGGCGCGGACCAGGCCCTCGAGCACCGGGTTGACCGCCTCGAGGTGCGAGGGGTTCGCGGTGAGCGACACCTTGATGTCGTTGTCGCCGAACATCTGGATGTAGGTGCCCTCGGCGCCGAGGTGGTACTTCACGTCGCCGGAGCCGTGTGCGGCGGCCGGGTTCAGGTTGCCCTCGAACTCGGAGAAGATCTGCGAGTACGGCTTGCCGACGATGTTGGCGAGCACATTCAGGCGACCGCGGTGGGGCATGGCGATCGCGACCTCGTCGAGCTCGTGCTCGGCGGCCTGATCGATGATCGCGTCCATCATCGGGATGACGGACTCGGCGCCCTCGAGCGAGAAGCGCTTCTGGCCGACGTACTTGGTCTGCAGGAACGTCTCGAAGGCCTCGGCGGCGTTCAAGCGGCTCAGGATGTACTTCTGCTGGGCGACCGTCGGCTTGACGTGGTGCGCCTCGACGCGCTCCTGCAGCCACTTCTGCTGCTCGGGCTCGAGGATGTGGGTGTACTCGACACCGACGTGGCGGCAGTACGCGTCGCGCAGCACCGACAGCACGTCGCGCAGCTTCATCTTCTGCTGGCCGTGGAAGCCACCGACGTTGAACTCACGATCGAGATCCCACAGGGTCAGGTCATGGGTCGTGACGTCGAGATCCGGGTGCGAGCGGAACTTGTCGCGCACGAACTGCAGCGGATCGGTGTCGGCCATGAGGTGGCCGCGGCTG
This region of Rhodococcus sp. Z13 genomic DNA includes:
- a CDS encoding flavin-containing monooxygenase → MSLPVTDTVADAEIRQVDTLIIGSGFAGLGAAVKLSRAGKEFLVLERASEVGGTWRDNTYPGAACDVPSNLYSYSFALNPGWTRSFSPQPEIQAYIRSVADRYDVRKHTVFGCDVQSARWNTGTHRWDVSTTRGQFSAKVVVSAVGALCEPSLPDIEGITDFEGEIFHSARWNHDADLAGKRVAVIGTGASAIQIVPAIAGTVGRLDVYQRTAPWILPRFDREYTGPEKFAFRHVPGFQRLSRALQYTARETQVVGLAKAPVFMKPLELAARFQIRRQIRDKELRRKVTPDYAIGCKRMLISNNYYPALDRPNVDLVTDGIARITPHGIVTKDGTEREVDAIVVATGFHVTDSPTFAGIFGKDGRSLAEVFDETGMQGYKGSAVAGFPNMFFLVGPNTGLGHTSMVYMIESQLEYVVDAIRTIDRNRIGTVEVREDVQDEYNRQLQHALRSSVWNNGGCASWYLDKHGNNTTLWPGFTFEFRRQTRKFDLEAYRSVAEADLPAPVDVPVQERPSREAAVR
- a CDS encoding TetR/AcrR family transcriptional regulator, which codes for MDVVTDDSRTDAAEARRTRLDPQQRRAQLIDLGLELLAERPLEQISVDEVAERAGVSRGLLFHYFASKHDFHVELVRHVSRELVEYTAPDEDLEPLGMLRGTLVAYVDFVTRRRDMYLSILSGATSGDPDMRAVFEDTRTAMVDRTVAHLPIIGIEPTPAVRLAVRGWIAFVEDTTIAWLRDPDLSRDEFIDLAVAALPGVALAAHSLAGNGTAFSDPLREDTPAASS
- a CDS encoding thiamine pyrophosphate-requiring protein, translating into MTETTVADFLLRRLREWGVEHVFGYPGDGINGILAAWTRTGNEPAFVQSRHEEMSAFEAVGYAKFTGRVGVCVATSGPGAIHLLNGLYDAKLDHVPVVAIVGQTDRSAMGGSYQQEVDLHSLYKDVASAYVETVTVPEQLPNVLDRAMRTAIAYRTPTAVIIHGDVQELEYAPPGHEFKMVPSSLGFTRPRIAPDNDAIRRAADVLNEGSRVAMLVGSGARGARAQLEQVAELLGAGAAKALLGKDVLSDELPWVTGSIGLLGTRPTHEMMTDCDTLLIVGSSMPYSQFLPEYDRARCVQIDVDANRIGMRYPTEVALVADAAAALDALIPRLRRKEGRSWREGIERNVERWWRTMQQQAEVEVDAVNPLRMFAELSARLPENAIVTADSGSAANWYARQLRFRGDVRGSLSGTLATMGPAVPYGIGAKFGHPDRPVIAFAGDGAMQMNGLAELITVQRYREQWEDQRLIVAIIHNNDLNQVTWEMRAMGGAPKFAESQTLPDVDYAAFARSLGLGAETVRTTEELGPAWERALAADHPTVLDVYTDPDMPPIPPHATWEQFTDVAKAVLAGDENRWGFVKKGVRTKLQEYLPGGDR
- a CDS encoding multifunctional oxoglutarate decarboxylase/oxoglutarate dehydrogenase thiamine pyrophosphate-binding subunit/dihydrolipoyllysine-residue succinyltransferase subunit, whose protein sequence is MYQRFQDDPSSVDASWHEFLTDYSPETAVAGGTNGSETATTETPAPSQKPAPAPTTSSAPAAAPAAPKAAPKPAAAPAQKAETKPSAPATKPAAAPTGQTAEEKKVLRGAAAAVAKNMNASLSIPTATSVRAVPAKLMFDNRIVINNHLARTRGGKVSFTHILGYAIVQAVKAYPNMNNHFAEIDGKPNLVVPAHTNLGLAIDLPGKNGQRSLVVAAIKNCETMNFAQFYSAYEDIVRRARDGKLTGDDFSGVTISLTNPGGIGTVHSVPRLMQGQGAIIGAGAMEYPAEFQGASEARIAEMGIGKLLTLTSTYDHRVIQGAESGEFLKKVHELLISDDFYDEIFHTLHIPYEPVRWRKDIPEGLVDKHTRVLELIAAYRSRGHLMADTDPLQFVRDKFRSHPDLDVTTHDLTLWDLDREFNVGGFHGQQKMKLRDVLSVLRDAYCRHVGVEYTHILEPEQQKWLQERVEAHHVKPTVAQQKYILSRLNAAEAFETFLQTKYVGQKRFSLEGAESVIPMMDAIIDQAAEHELDEVAIAMPHRGRLNVLANIVGKPYSQIFSEFEGNLNPAAAHGSGDVKYHLGAEGTYIQMFGDNDIKVSLTANPSHLEAVNPVLEGLVRAKQDILDKGEDGFTVLPLLLHGDAAFAGQGVVAETLNLALLRGYRTGGTVHIVVNNQVGFTTAPEHSRSSEYCTDVAKMIGAPIFHVNGDDPEACVWVAKLAVDFREKFHKDVVIDMICYRRRGHNEGDDPSMTQPAMYDVIDTKRSVRKSYTEALIGRGDISLKEAEDALRDYQGQLERVFNEVRELEKFPPEPSESVELDQTPPQRLKTAVDKDVLERIGDAFANVPEGFTVHPRVKPVIEKRREMSRNGKIDWAFAELLAFGSLAEEGALVRLAGQDSRRGTFTQRHSVLIDRKTGAEYNPLATLAQQSGKGGRFMVYDSALTEFAGLGFEYGYSVGNPDALVLWEAQFGDFVNGAQSIIDEFISSGEAKWGQLSDVVLLLPHGHEGQGPDHTSGRIERWLQLCAEGSMTVAVPSTPANYFHLLRRHHLDGIRRPLVVFTPKSMLRNKAAVSNVEDFTDSKFRSVLEEIPFEDGSADRSKATRVLLTSGKLYWELLAKKQKENRDDVAIVRIEQLYPVPRRRIAEVLDRYPNAQEFFWVQEEPANQGAWPFFGLALPELLPEKLTGIKRISRRAMSAPSSGSSKVHAVEQQEILEKAFAR